A part of Syntrophorhabdaceae bacterium genomic DNA contains:
- a CDS encoding DUF6475 domain-containing protein, translating to MQHQDELKFAELMAVLAEVYDDGRPPSKLKMEVYYQALKGFDITEIEKAVKGIIYSRGTASFPKPAEIIQEIRGTTLNQATMAWIEVLETVKRIGHYQSVRFSDPVIHSVIGVMGGWVRLAGNMTTDEEKWKQKEFEKLYEILSKYPRNKHPEYLPGLCEIQNAASGCEVKQEIVSIGAERLQIAG from the coding sequence ATGCAACACCAGGATGAACTGAAATTTGCCGAACTTATGGCTGTGCTTGCCGAGGTCTATGATGACGGCAGACCGCCGAGCAAGTTGAAAATGGAGGTCTATTATCAGGCGCTTAAAGGATTTGATATCACGGAAATAGAGAAGGCAGTCAAGGGGATAATCTACTCACGGGGAACAGCTTCATTCCCAAAGCCCGCCGAGATCATCCAGGAGATCAGGGGAACGACATTGAATCAGGCGACAATGGCATGGATTGAGGTATTGGAAACGGTGAAGCGGATAGGCCACTATCAGAGCGTGAGGTTTTCAGATCCCGTCATTCATTCTGTGATCGGGGTTATGGGTGGATGGGTGAGACTGGCGGGAAACATGACGACCGATGAAGAGAAATGGAAACAGAAGGAATTTGAAAAGCTCTATGAGATCCTATCGAAATACCCACGGAATAAACACCCGGAATATCTGCCGGGATTATGTGAGATCCAGAACGCAGCAAGCGGATGCGAGGTCAAGCAAGAGATCGTAAGCATAGGGGCCGAGAGGCTTCAGATTGCGGGGTGA